In the Streptobacillus moniliformis DSM 12112 genome, one interval contains:
- a CDS encoding ClbS/DfsB family four-helix bundle protein yields MRTYTGKKELINEIKKSFEKYILEFDDIPEYLKDKKVEGVDRTPAENLAYQVGWTTLILKWENDERKGIKVKTPTDKFKWNQLGELYQWFTSTYAGLSLEELKVKLNENINSIYLMIDSLSDDELFKPHMRKWADEAIKTAVWEVYKFIHVNTVAPFGTFRTKIRKWKKSSDIYNK; encoded by the coding sequence ATGAGAACATATACAGGTAAAAAAGAATTAATAAATGAAATAAAAAAATCTTTTGAAAAGTATATTTTAGAATTTGATGATATTCCTGAATATTTAAAAGATAAGAAAGTTGAAGGAGTTGACAGAACTCCAGCAGAAAATCTTGCTTATCAAGTTGGTTGGACAACATTAATTCTTAAATGGGAAAATGATGAAAGAAAAGGAATTAAAGTAAAAACACCAACAGATAAATTCAAATGGAATCAACTTGGAGAGTTATATCAATGGTTTACAAGTACATATGCCGGTTTATCGCTTGAAGAATTGAAAGTTAAATTAAATGAGAATATCAACTCTATTTATTTGATGATTGATTCATTGAGTGATGATGAACTTTTTAAACCACATATGAGAAAATGGGCTGATGAAGCAATAAAAACAGCAGTATGGGAAGTATATAAATTTATTCATGTTAATACTGTTGCCCCTTTTGGAACTTTTAGAACTAAAATTAGAAAATGGAAGAAAAGTTCTGATATATATAATAAATAA
- a CDS encoding ATP-dependent Clp protease ATP-binding subunit, with product MKNFTRKAMEAIENTVKFAMNFKSSNVRLEHLMLELVSNDETTVSVLNKVGVDRNELQQNIYTKLDSMPKISGGEISYSQEFTTMLNDASNMANSGGHEYVSVVFLLKAMLKINDFGLDFKKINETLDNMMEGRKVNSDGFEESLESLEKYGRDLVKLASQGKLDPVIGRDNEIRRLIQILSRRNKNNPMIIGEPGVGKTALVEGLAQRIFSGDVPDNLKDKTVFSLDMGALIAGAKYQGEFEERLKAVVDTLEKNEGKIILFIDEIHNIVGAGGNNGAMNASNLLKPMLARGEIEVIGATTLAEYRKYIEKDAALERRFQPIQVFEPGVDDAVSILRGLKEKFEQYHGIRISDNAIVAAATMSDRYIQDRFLPDKAIDLIDEACAKVKTEINSVPVELDEINRKYAQLEIEREALKKEEDEVSIKRLKDIIKEIEELGEEKRVLTLNWNAEKENVLELKRLKQELDDAKVKLEETKRVADYAKAAEYEYGIIPEIERKLNEIRDKSEKNSLVSQIIGKEQIAEIVGKWTGIPVGKLVQSENEKILSLEEYMKKSVIGQDEAILAISDTILRSRAGLKDINRPIGSFMFLGPTGVGKTYVTKKLAQNLFDDENAIIRIDMSEYMEKHSVARLIGAPPGYVGYEEGGQLTEKVRRKPYSVILLDEIEKAHPDVFNVLLQVLDDGRLTDGKGRLVDFKNTLIIMTSNIGSHFILDGKSELVMEELKTRFKPEFLNRIDEIITFKSLGEAAIKNIVRLELEKMNDKLKDRMINIVYGEDVIDYVFKNAYDENYGARPIKRFIQKQIETDLSKLILKENINGNVDIKVDVSEDGLEFKKILT from the coding sequence ATGAAAAATTTTACAAGAAAGGCTATGGAAGCAATAGAAAATACAGTAAAATTTGCAATGAATTTTAAAAGCTCTAATGTAAGATTAGAACATTTGATGTTGGAGTTAGTTTCTAATGATGAGACAACTGTTTCAGTATTAAACAAGGTGGGTGTAGATAGAAATGAACTGCAACAAAACATATATACTAAATTAGATTCTATGCCTAAAATAAGTGGAGGAGAAATAAGTTATTCTCAAGAATTTACTACTATGTTAAATGATGCATCTAATATGGCAAATAGTGGTGGTCATGAATATGTTTCGGTAGTATTTCTATTAAAAGCAATGCTTAAAATAAATGATTTTGGATTAGATTTTAAAAAGATTAATGAAACACTTGATAATATGATGGAGGGAAGAAAAGTTAATAGTGATGGATTTGAAGAAAGTTTAGAATCTTTAGAAAAATATGGTAGAGATTTAGTTAAGTTAGCTTCTCAAGGAAAACTTGATCCAGTCATAGGAAGAGATAATGAAATTAGAAGACTTATACAAATATTATCGAGAAGAAATAAGAATAATCCTATGATAATAGGAGAGCCTGGGGTAGGGAAAACTGCATTAGTAGAAGGTCTTGCTCAAAGAATATTTAGTGGAGATGTTCCTGATAATTTAAAGGATAAAACAGTATTTTCTTTAGATATGGGAGCTCTGATTGCAGGGGCTAAGTATCAAGGTGAATTTGAGGAAAGATTAAAGGCTGTAGTTGATACATTAGAAAAAAATGAAGGTAAAATCATACTATTTATAGATGAAATACATAATATTGTAGGTGCTGGTGGTAATAATGGGGCTATGAATGCATCTAACTTATTAAAACCTATGCTTGCAAGAGGAGAAATAGAAGTTATAGGTGCAACTACTTTGGCAGAGTATAGAAAGTATATAGAAAAAGATGCTGCACTTGAAAGAAGATTTCAACCTATACAAGTATTTGAACCCGGTGTTGATGATGCTGTATCTATACTAAGAGGATTAAAAGAGAAGTTTGAACAATATCATGGAATTAGAATATCTGATAATGCTATAGTTGCAGCTGCAACTATGTCTGATAGATATATACAAGATAGATTTTTACCTGATAAAGCTATAGATTTAATAGATGAAGCCTGTGCAAAGGTTAAAACAGAGATTAACTCAGTTCCAGTAGAACTTGATGAAATTAATAGAAAATATGCACAACTTGAAATAGAAAGAGAAGCATTAAAAAAAGAAGAAGATGAAGTTTCAATTAAGAGATTAAAGGATATTATTAAAGAAATAGAAGAATTAGGAGAAGAAAAAAGAGTTTTAACTTTAAATTGGAATGCAGAAAAAGAAAATGTTTTAGAACTTAAAAGATTAAAACAAGAGTTAGATGATGCTAAAGTTAAACTTGAAGAAACTAAAAGGGTTGCAGATTATGCTAAAGCAGCAGAATATGAATACGGAATTATTCCTGAAATAGAAAGAAAATTAAATGAGATTAGAGATAAATCAGAAAAAAATTCTCTTGTTTCACAAATTATTGGTAAGGAACAAATAGCTGAAATTGTCGGTAAGTGGACAGGTATACCTGTAGGTAAGCTTGTTCAAAGTGAAAATGAAAAAATACTTTCACTTGAAGAATATATGAAAAAATCAGTTATTGGACAGGATGAGGCAATTCTAGCTATATCAGATACTATACTTAGATCTCGTGCAGGGTTAAAAGATATTAATAGACCTATAGGATCATTTATGTTTTTAGGACCTACTGGTGTAGGTAAAACATATGTAACTAAAAAACTTGCTCAAAATCTTTTTGATGATGAAAACGCTATAATTAGAATAGATATGAGCGAATATATGGAGAAACATTCAGTTGCTAGACTTATAGGAGCACCTCCAGGTTATGTAGGATATGAAGAAGGTGGACAATTAACTGAAAAGGTTAGAAGAAAACCTTATTCTGTTATCTTGTTAGATGAAATAGAAAAAGCACATCCTGATGTATTTAATGTACTGTTACAGGTCTTAGATGATGGAAGGCTTACTGATGGTAAAGGAAGACTTGTAGACTTTAAAAACACCCTAATTATAATGACATCAAATATTGGAAGTCATTTCATACTTGATGGTAAAAGTGAACTAGTAATGGAAGAATTAAAAACAAGATTTAAACCAGAATTTTTAAATAGAATAGATGAGATTATTACATTTAAATCTTTAGGAGAAGCTGCAATTAAAAATATTGTAAGATTAGAATTAGAGAAGATGAATGATAAACTTAAAGATAGAATGATAAATATAGTTTACGGGGAAGATGTAATAGATTATGTATTCAAAAATGCTTATGATGAAAATTATGGAGCAAGACCTATAAAAAGATTCATACAAAAACAAATAGAAACAGATTTATCTAAATTAATATTAAAAGAGAATATAAATGGTAATGTAGATATAAAGGTTGATGTAAGTGAAGATGGGTTAGAATTTAAAAAAATATTGACTTAA
- the rhuM gene encoding RhuM family protein, producing the protein MTKIFFKIVQNKIYYDTHRHTASELIIERADANKEHMELTTWETSPNGKIVKSDVSIAKNYLTEKKLNFLERFVSLYLDYTELQAQRHIPMSMEDWSKRLDGFLEFNGTELLTDAGKISAEQVKLYAETEFEKYRIIQDRLFTSDFDRYLL; encoded by the coding sequence ATGACAAAAATATTCTTTAAAATTGTACAAAATAAAATTTATTATGATACACATCGTCATACTGCATCTGAACTTATCATAGAAAGAGCAGACGCTAATAAAGAACATATGGAATTAACTACTTGGGAAACTTCTCCTAATGGTAAGATTGTAAAAAGTGATGTGAGTATTGCTAAAAATTATTTAACAGAAAAGAAATTAAATTTTTTAGAAAGATTTGTGTCGTTATATTTAGATTATACCGAACTTCAAGCACAAAGACATATTCCAATGAGTATGGAGGATTGGTCTAAGCGTTTAGATGGCTTCTTAGAATTTAATGGTACTGAATTATTAACTGATGCAGGTAAGATAAGTGCTGAACAAGTCAAATTATATGCTGAAACTGAGTTTGAAAAATATCGTATTATTCAAGATCGATTATTTACATCTGATTTTGATAGATATCTGTTATAA